Part of the Vigna angularis cultivar LongXiaoDou No.4 chromosome 1, ASM1680809v1, whole genome shotgun sequence genome, AGGAAATGGATGTGGCTTCTCTTCAGAGCTTCAATCCATCGCCACTCCTTTCCTCCTCAAACTCCGTCTCCATCCATCGCCCCGCCGTCATTCTGCCTGGCTTAGGGAACAATTCCGGTGACTACCAGAGCTTGAAGCAAACGCTGAACGACAAGTACGGCGTTTCCGCCGTGGTGGCCAAAGTGTCCAGGCTGGATTGGCTCCGCAACGCCGCCGGTCTGGTGGACCCCAATTACTGGCGTGGCAGTCTTCAACCAAGGCCAGTCCTGGATTGGTATTTGAAGAGAATAGAGGAAGCTGTTGAAGAAGCAAAGGGAACTGCAAATGGATCTGAAAATGTTTCGCTGATTGGACACTCTGCAGGAGGATGGCTTGCTCGCGTGTACATGGAAGAATTTGGAAGTTCCGACGTATCCCTGTTATTGACTCTCGGAACCCCTCATCTTCCACCTCCAAAAGGCGTGCAAGGGGTTATCGATCAAACAAGGGGTCTCCTTCACTATGTTCAAGACAACTGCTCCAAAGCTGTTTACACTCCTCAGCTGAAGTATGTATGTGTAGCAGGAAGGTTCATCAAAGGTTGTCGATTTTTCGGCAATTCAGATACTGAGCTTGCAGTTTCCTCTGTGGACAGTAATCAGATTGTGTCTGAAAGTTCTGTTAGTGGCGGCACCTCTGCACCTAATGCGACGACGTTGCGTGCTCGGTTTGTTGGGCAGGGATACAAGCAAGTTTGTGGGGAAGCAGATGTATGGGGTGATGGTGTTGTGCCGGAAGTATCAGCTCATCTGGAGGGTGCGCTTAACATTTTCTTGGATGGAGTTTATCACTCACCTGTTGGTGCAGACGATGCTACCAGACCATGGTATGGTTCGCCGCAGGTGTTGGAACAATGGGTACAACATCTCCTTAACTGACTTCATCCGAGGAATGCCATTCCATTCCATTCCTAAATGTCTTTCTTCTATTTCAGACATTTAAGTTCGTTACTGTTTAATCTACCAGGAACACGTTTTCACATTATCTATTGTGTTTATGTATCTGTTGCTTCTTTTCTCCCAGTTTCACCTTATTAACGGTGTGTTTGTTAGAATGGGAATATCTGCAAAActgaaagaaatagaaaaatatgacTGACTTCATAGAGTGAAATTGTTTCGAACAATTTTTGGAAATGagaagagttaaaaaaaaaaactaaatgaatgtaatatatgtcaaaatattttttttgagtaaagatattttaatacgtaataaaatttaatatttaattgatattatttttaattattttttaaatacaagactttatttattttttattattttatttttaatatattatataaatttaagctgtgtcaaaatatcatatttttataaaaaatgagatgtaaaaaattagatgattttttgaattaagaaaaaataattgaaagtcAATAAGAATAAAACAGATATGTCTAAAATGAGATGAGGTGGGTTGGTTCCTTAATGGACTGAAAAATTCTAACCCATTCCTATAGAGGATAGTTTGATCTGccaacattttcaattttttattttaaaaatttattatatatatatatatatatatatatatatatatatataaacacattataaatatgattaaatcttaattatttaatcaatatctttaatcaaacAAGTTATTTACtacattatataattattatgtcatcgtataatataataataatagtaaaatttaatatatattgtcatccttaaaaacaagagaaattctataaaattttatatataaagatacacaaaataatatcaaatgaagatttatttataatgtatattAAGAAATGGTAAGAAAATCCGGTAGAAATAATAAGGATtggaaaacttatttttttatgtaatttgtaaaattatttttctgagATATTTAatagaaacaaataatttattaaaatgaatgatTAAAGCATCAAGGATATTTTAGTCAATAAACAAAGTTCTAGTGAAAGGACTTTTAATAGCAAACTGAGGttgtaattaataaatatttaaaaaataacaagagAGTGAGGCCCAATAATAAAACAGTTGACAATATGGACCGTCCACGTGTACATAAAGTCCATCACAGTCGTTCATTCAGTCCTTATAAACAGTTTCATCTCAAACCCTAGGGTTTTCGTTCACTGCGAAATCAGCACGGACTCGCATTCTTAGTCTTAGCCGCAGATCTCTGAGGGTTTGCATCTTCTCCTGGTAAGGTATGTGTCTGGAAACCCATTTGCCTCCTTTACGTATTCTGTATATCGATTAACAGAGTCACTGAAAAGCAGAgcaaaatttttcttttttattttagtgtaatGGTTTAATCCAAATGGCTGTTTGCATTTTTACTGATTGGGGCTGGGTTTGTATCTTGAAATCTTTATGATTGGGGTTAGGTTTGTTTCTACACCTATTATGTTTTATCTAGACTTTTTATACTTTGTATGAAATTTCAAGTCATGTACAACAATTTGTAGTTTATGTGAAAGTGAACGATCCTTAATTTTGTTTAGCcacattaaaattttgttgttttgtatAGTTTTGAAGATGTATACATCAAGGAAGAAAATCCACAAGGATAAGGATGCCGAGCCAACTGAGTTTGAAGAGTCAGTTGGGCAGGTAACACATTAATCGTTATACAATGTTGCTGTTTGATgacacttatttttaattgtgttaacTTGTTGTTTTGCAGGCACTGTTTGATTTGGAAAACACCAACCAGGAGCTTAAAAGTGATCTTAAGGATCTATACATTAATTCAGCCATGTAAGCATGCCTATTATATGTCTGTGTTTGTTGGCAAGGTTGATTGGTTTTCCCTCTGACTTGTAAATGCCGTTTAAATATCTGCAGCCAAATTGATGTTTCTGGGAACCGCAAGGCTGTTGTCATTCATGTTCCATACAGATTAAGGAAAGGTTTCCGCAAGATTCATGTTAGGCTTGTTAGGGAGCTCGAGAAGAAGTTTAGTGGGAAGGTATATAGCAAAATTTTGCTTTCGCATGATTTTTGGTATTTTAGATTTAGAATACGTTTGGTAtcctttttattctctttactAAATCATTCTATTCCGTTGATTGTGCAAGAGgagaattaattttttaaaatgtgtctCAGAACTCGTGATGACTAATTGTTTTTGCCATGCTAacgaaataagaaaaaagttgCTGTCCCACCTTACGAGATTGATTAACCTGTGTTAGAGTTGATCATGTTCTCCTCAGCATTTAATCATCCCTCGGAATTGAGTGCAATTTGGCTAATTTTTTCTGTGTAATAGTCTTAAACATTCCTTTGTGGAATGCTTGTTGtagatatcattttttttttctatttttgtatcatgttatttatataatttttattgatcctctttaatttgattataacTTGAAGGATGTTATCTTGGTTGCCACCCGAAGGATATTGAGGCCACCAAAGAAGGGTTCTGCTGTTCAGCGACCACGCAGCCGAACTCTTACTGCTGTTCATGAAGCAATGCTGGAGGATGTTGTATTGCCTGCTGAGATTGTTGGGAAGCGTGTGAGGTATAGAATTGATGGATCGAAGATCATGAAGGTATAAATAGCTCTTATTGCCACTTCTCCAAGTTACTTTGTCTATTGGAATAGAATTGTAAAAGGTTTCTATAAAGTGTTTTGTTAGTGATTGGATTGAGTACCTATTTTCTAACTTTTATTGTTGCCTGCTAAATTTGTATGATTCAATGATTTTGTAGGTTTTCTTGGACCCAAAGGAGAGAAACAACACTGAGTACAAGTTGGAGACATTTGCTGCAGTGTACAGGAAGCTTTCGGGCAAAGATGTTGTGTTTGATTATCCTGTCTCAGAGGCTTAGTTTTATTAATTGCATATGGAGTATGcttgttaaaattttggttacAATTTGACTTTCGTTTTGGGATTTTTCAAAGTACTATTTGTGGTTTCATCGATGTAGTTTTGAgctttattataattataaatctGAAGTTCATTTGATTCGAAACCTTCAATTATGGTTAATATTTTTCATGCAGTTTATTGGCAGAAAAACAGGATTTAGTTTTTGAGAAGGGGATTTGTGGTACGTTGCcgtaatttcataaaaataactaGTTCTGTGACAAAATGTTTGCTAAAATGACGTTTTGTCTATTTGAATTATGTgcaaaatattatctttaattcGAATTGCATTAGTTGCATTTCTAGTTGTCGAAttcaagtttcaaatttaaGTTTACGTTGAATTAACACTAACTGacagattaaatattttttaggtaCAATTTAGAATTCTTTCGAATTTGTGGGTTAGTAGAATTATGTTATGTTGACGGTAAATGAATGTATTGTTTTGTGCTCCTCTTTGCTATACTTTAGTTCTGTTAGAAAAAAACCTCAAAATATACAATGTAAATAAATCATTTGCTTCTTAAAGGTCAAAATAGGAAACCACTGGACAATCTTTATAAGTAAGATTGagctaaaaaaaaaatgtaacattttttaatttggatcaaattagatttaatttatttaaatcaagAGTTTTAGAAGAAATTCCATTGGaggtatttttattataattatttgttgttCTTGATCTTCTATATCTTGATACTTTTGTTGATGTAGTATTAAGatattgttatttaaataatttgaataattaattaactaatttaattatgcaaatttttattttgatttacaCTTTTATAAATACGTAGGTTGAATAAATGCGTTTTGATTGTATTGCAATATATACATTATATTCATATAGCGAATTAAGTTGACTTCACTAACCGTGGAGTGAATTAGGTTAATGACAACACCTAAAGTTTAAAATTTGGCAAAACTTCTGGCACTCAAATTTCAGttaatttatctatatattCAATATTGTTAAATTTCTTCTTGTTAAATTGTGATGcatagattattttattaaatacttatgCATCGTCAATTGTTAATTAAAACGAGGaattattatcttttcttttgtcATGTTTCTAACCCAAGCTATGAATTAGTTTTGGGAAATGGGACCCATACCATAGTTAATTTTTGCACActaataatttatcaaaattggtgcaatatatatatatatatatatatatatatatatatatatatatatatatatatatatatataaccttaaTAAAATTGATAGATTTATAAGAGTCATTAAGTAATAAGAGagataagaataaaaaataaatatggaaTAGATATAAatgaaatcaattatatatatagtattgCTCATTAATAACACGAGACGTTCAAAAATGGAATCACATTTCAGTGGTAATAGAACGTTTCTTGCTGCACTtgcacaaaaaataaaaaatccaaaaaGGATTAGAATGGAAGGCATTACTCATAAACTAATGACAAGTGCAGGATAAAGCTACTTTGTGAATTATGACAAGATCACAGCACCCAGATACACTGCTCCgcaaagaaagataaaagatatcAAACCCCTGCAGAAAGAGTTAAGAATTGGTCAAATAAACTAGTGAGTTCAATAACCTTTAGCATAAACAACACAGTAAACTCTCTGTAATAAGATATACTCACCAAATAACACCCCATCCAACACCAGTACAAGGACAAGGGCACACTTCTGCAAATTTTTCTGCATCACTAGAATTTACTCTTCGGGAGATCAGATCATCGTATATATCTGCAATCTCATATTAAAGGGGTCTTAATATTTCATACAAAAAGTATATGTAACACCAAACCACCTTAATTCTTTATTTCCAAAAAACATACCGTATACTGAAAACAAGCTATTCATCACTCCTGCATTTCAATGAAAATAAGTTATGTTTTCAATGAAAATGATCAAAGTAACCTTAACCTTCATCTTTAACCTGGGCAAGGAATTGGATAGGGATTCTCTTAAGACAAACCCCTTGCCCCAACTAGGCTATAGTATCTCAATAGAGACACCAAATAATGTTCAAAAGAAAAGGTTGTTACTGTATTTACCTATGAACAAAATAATGTACCGCAAGATTCGAACTTTGGTTGTCTCTTGCAAAATCCATATCACCCCAAGGAACACTATAAATCCTGAGACCTCAATATCCAAACATagaatatgttgaaaaaaaGATGATACATTCATTATTTGTAACTCATAAAACTTTAGTATGAAAACACATAACTCACCAATACAAAGTCCCCGAAGAGTCCACTGCATGTAGAATTGAAGATCAAGAATAAAGGGTCAGTCATAATATAAGCCAGAGATAGCATAATGGATCAAAATCTCTCATTATCTCAGAAAATAGTTTCACTTTCACACACTGCCATAGAAATGCAAGGTGACAGGCAAGTATTTTATTACTGAATTTTAGCAATGATGGAAAATCATAATTCATTTTATCAACAGGTTTGAATCTTCATAGTGACACGGATGCTTGAAACTGTTCAATCTGtttctaaattttcatattcTGAATAGACATTGTAGCACGAAAGGAGAAAGATCAAGGTTAAAAATAAGTGGCCAGAGTCCATCACCTACGTTTTTGGCAACGAAGAGAACAATAAGAAGAGCAGCAATAAAACAACCAGCAGCTATTCTGGCAGTAAGAAGTTTTGTGGATGCAAGTATCAATACCATGCCCCAGAAAGATGAACCAATATCTGAATTAACAATACATggataaaaaacaaataagatgAAATGAAACCAAATATTTACAGAAACTAATAGCAATGTCATCACAGTATTCTACGAAAGCTATAAGCAGGATATACACATTAACTGCTACGCTGTATATGATAAGCAATAAGAGCAGAAATTATCACATTTATCAGAATAGATTTGATAATTTAGAATGCTATGTATGTTTTGCGTGAGAgctgtaaattaaattaacacgTCAAggtaaaaaaactaaaatgtataagaaaaaattgttgACAATACATCCAGCTGGCAAGATAAACCAATATACGCCTCCACGTGTTTGGGTTGTTCCACCTTCATCTGCATGAACCTGTATTCCTTCTACCTGCAATTAAATGTCATGTCAAGGGTACTTAGCTATTCTTTGCTGAAAGCGATATACTTTTCTGATATTAAGAAGCAAAAGAAGATTACACAGGTATAGAACATCCATAATTAGTATTTTTGATACCAAACACTACAACAGAATGTGAGTATAAATTATTGCGAAGTGATGGCAATATGGCATACTCATTTGATTAGCAAATGAGGAAAATTGAAAGAGAGGAAGAACCTCGGAACCAGGATATATCTGTCTTCAATCGCTTAAAAAACCAAAGAACTTGTAACCAAAGATACACTtgggaaaaatgaaaataaaaactagtTAGAGATGAGCTGCAGGAGTAAAAACAACCAGTTAACCTTAACTGACGTAAAATCCTATCTCTGAAATTGATATTTTTGGCACTAAGCAGATGAGTTTAGCCattcaaacaaaaacatttcAGATTTAAGTCACCTTCCATAAATGAGAAGAATTATCCCGCCCTTTTTAGTTTTGTGATTTTCAAGTTAAATGATAGAGTAAAGATTAAGAATACAAGTTCGGCACTGTGTTATAAGCTAAGTGTGGTAACATCAGACGAGGGAAAACAGAAATCTTAAAAACAAGAGATATTTGAGACAGATAGATCAAAATATACACTAAAAATCTGGTCAAATGATAAGCCAAAACAAAAGTTATGTTCTCTTTCAATACTTAATCAACACAGAAATGTTAATCGAACAAACAAAAGCACCAATATTAAGCTCTTACATGACCGCAAGTGAGTTTACAAGCAATTGCATGGCTTGCCTCGTGAAGAAATACGGTAACAAGCTTAAAGGGTCTGAGTAACACTGTTCTCCATAGCTGAAAAATGTAGGAATTACAAAAAAGGTGGGTTTACAACGAAAATATAGGTAACATACTATTATTCACCGCATTTATAACAATACTAACATACCAGGAGTTTTGATACAATTACAAAATCCATCCAATAAATGTAGAATACTTGAGtgaacattaaattaataaaaccaCATAAACCATTCAGATTCAGGCATTGCAATAGCTATAAACATGCAGAATTAGGAGAGTTTATCCATAACCGATCTTAATTATGCTTAACTGAAGCAATTTAGGGTAGTAAGGAAAAAGAACATTCTTGGTAAGCTTGAATCGTTGACTTTGGAAATAGCAATTCAAATTTAGAAAGGTAGCACCAGAATAT contains:
- the LOC108323152 gene encoding uncharacterized protein LOC108323152, whose translation is MDVASLQSFNPSPLLSSSNSVSIHRPAVILPGLGNNSGDYQSLKQTLNDKYGVSAVVAKVSRLDWLRNAAGLVDPNYWRGSLQPRPVLDWYLKRIEEAVEEAKGTANGSENVSLIGHSAGGWLARVYMEEFGSSDVSLLLTLGTPHLPPPKGVQGVIDQTRGLLHYVQDNCSKAVYTPQLKYVCVAGRFIKGCRFFGNSDTELAVSSVDSNQIVSESSVSGGTSAPNATTLRARFVGQGYKQVCGEADVWGDGVVPEVSAHLEGALNIFLDGVYHSPVGADDATRPWYGSPQVLEQWVQHLLN
- the LOC108323165 gene encoding 40S ribosomal protein S7; translation: MYTSRKKIHKDKDAEPTEFEESVGQALFDLENTNQELKSDLKDLYINSAIQIDVSGNRKAVVIHVPYRLRKGFRKIHVRLVRELEKKFSGKDVILVATRRILRPPKKGSAVQRPRSRTLTAVHEAMLEDVVLPAEIVGKRVRYRIDGSKIMKVFLDPKERNNTEYKLETFAAVYRKLSGKDVVFDYPVSEA
- the LOC108323164 gene encoding uncharacterized protein LOC108323164 isoform X2, with translation MKPNWELNNCCNHEQVVFLVTVGVCTVVILAVEGIQVHADEGGTTQTRGGVYWFILPAGYIGSSFWGMVLILASTKLLTARIAAGCFIAALLIVLFVAKNWTLRGLCIGFIVFLGVIWILQETTKVRILRYIILFIGVMNSLFSVYDIYDDLISRRVNSSDAEKFAEVCPCPCTGVGWGVIWGLISFIFLCGAVYLGAVILS
- the LOC108323164 gene encoding uncharacterized protein LOC108323164 isoform X1, with product MKPNWELNNCCNHEQVVFLVTVGVCTVVILALWRTVLLRPFKLVTVFLHEASHAIACKLTCGHVEGIQVHADEGGTTQTRGGVYWFILPAGYIGSSFWGMVLILASTKLLTARIAAGCFIAALLIVLFVAKNWTLRGLCIGFIVFLGVIWILQETTKVRILRYIILFIGVMNSLFSVYDIYDDLISRRVNSSDAEKFAEVCPCPCTGVGWGVIWGLISFIFLCGAVYLGAVILS